A DNA window from Pithys albifrons albifrons isolate INPA30051 chromosome 7, PitAlb_v1, whole genome shotgun sequence contains the following coding sequences:
- the LOC139674356 gene encoding probable G-protein coupled receptor 141 has product MSNSCITQQNHSSNDTLLDTSEKLHTVLIVLYIINFVGGTLGVIMMSNQLFQRRSQSVMTIIIISLLVVHTFMLLSIPFRLSYYILHEWKFGRFACRLASAIIYLHMYITFMFYVAIIIIRLFPLKFRKCYTTAWVGAVWLTGALVITPVLLSYYGTSRTYSSSECFQFHREIQEPHMVISNYCLIGILVAVLAVLTVIQMTVICRLAVKYWPDINSHVEFRAQAKSFFFILVTLVCFMPHNVFRVYYIQNYHFDKDNKLLPYNEIFLALTTMCCLDMLCFIAGIAH; this is encoded by the coding sequence ATGTCTAACAGCTGCATAACCCAGCAGAACCATTCCTCCAATGACACACTACTAGACACCTCAGAGAAGCTCCACACTGTTCTCATAGTCTTGTACATCATCAACTTCGTTGGTGGAACCCTTGGGGTCATCATGATGTCCAATCAGTTGTTCCAAAGGAGATCACAATCTGTGATGACCATCATTATCATCAGCCTTCTGGTGGTGCACACCTTTATGTTACTCAGCATCCCCTTTCGCCTCAGCTATTACATTCTGCATGAATGGAAATTCGGGAGGTTTGCCTGCAGGCTGGCCAGTGCCATCATCTACCTCCACATGTACATCACCTTCATGTTTTACGTGGCTATCATCATAATCCGCCTCTTCCCGCTCAAGTTTAGGAAGTGCTACACTACAGCCTGGGTGGGTGCTGTCTGGCTGACGGGAGCTCTGGTGATCACACCCGTTCTTCTCTCCTATTATGGCACCTCTAGGACATACAGCTCCTCCGAATGCTTTCAGTTCCACAGGGAGATACAAGAGCCTCACATGGTGATCTCAAACTACTGCTTGATTGGGATTTTGGTGGCAGTACTTGCTGTGCTCACTGTAATCCAGATGACTGTGATCTGTAGGCTGGCTGTGAAATACTGGCCTGACATTAACTCTCATGTGGAATTCAGGGCTCAGGCAAAGAGTTTCTTCTTCATCTTGGTAACATTAGTCTGCTTTATGCCGCATAATGTATTCAGAGTATATTATATCCAAAACTACCACTTTGATAAAGACAATAAACTACTCCCatataatgaaatttttttaGCTTTAACAACAATGTGCTGCCTGGATATGTTGTGCTTCATAGCAGGAATAGCCCACTGA